Proteins from a single region of Lysinibacillus sp. JNUCC-52:
- a CDS encoding VOC family protein yields the protein MGRVIGFELNSQDPEKAANFYSKVFAWEIAEPRWDYWAVTTGASEQNGIDGGIGKGPSDYPHGVRVQIEVDSIDDSIAKAMENGATIVREKMEFNDFFLAYLVDPTGLGFGLIQNK from the coding sequence TTGGGTCGAGTAATAGGGTTTGAACTAAATAGTCAAGATCCTGAAAAAGCAGCGAATTTTTATTCTAAAGTTTTTGCATGGGAAATTGCGGAGCCTCGTTGGGATTACTGGGCTGTCACAACAGGTGCCAGCGAGCAAAATGGTATTGACGGTGGAATTGGTAAAGGTCCAAGCGATTATCCACATGGAGTACGTGTGCAAATTGAAGTAGATTCGATTGATGACTCTATTGCGAAAGCTATGGAGAATGGGGCTACTATTGTCCGAGAAAAAATGGAATTTAATGATTTTTTTCTTGCCTATTTAGTAGACCCTACTGGACTAGGTTTTGGTTTAATTCAAAATAAGTAA
- a CDS encoding S-layer homology domain-containing protein — protein MKKISRILIVVVIFGLLQIQPVYAASFKDVSSDNTLSTEIDYLVERGIIKGYPNGTFKPNDYVTRAQVAVMLTRAVGLKTTNVKNPKYQDVPTSHIYYKEIAATQNAGIFEATKKFNPNGTLTRADMAVVLQRAFKLKGASPYYFTDVTEKTPGYKEILAVANNNITSGYQDGSFKPKLPLTRAHFSAFVARAMTLSKPNLQKDPAYKYTYAFYSPDDGLRYTLNYQYSHNDNKNDVWSIANTTNNKQFNDELLYYDGSVYAQAIAQEYSSHYDFYIGLPLRIGVIVHEDDEGPVNGNRITVQTTDGTVRAGGVNYKNVAVLEESFKYIDVVKTYYFVDGIGLVKELHNGEVVYELLKRTAN, from the coding sequence ATGAAGAAAATAAGTAGGATCTTAATTGTAGTTGTGATTTTTGGGTTATTACAGATTCAGCCAGTATACGCAGCTAGTTTTAAAGATGTGTCATCTGATAATACGTTAAGTACCGAAATAGATTACTTAGTTGAGCGGGGGATTATTAAAGGTTATCCTAATGGCACTTTCAAACCAAATGACTATGTAACTAGGGCACAGGTAGCTGTCATGTTAACTCGTGCGGTAGGGTTGAAAACGACGAATGTTAAAAATCCAAAGTATCAAGATGTGCCGACTTCACATATCTATTATAAAGAAATCGCTGCTACCCAAAATGCGGGGATATTTGAGGCAACGAAAAAATTTAATCCGAATGGGACGCTGACGAGAGCAGATATGGCTGTTGTTTTGCAACGTGCATTTAAATTAAAGGGAGCGAGCCCTTATTATTTTACAGACGTTACAGAGAAGACGCCAGGCTATAAGGAAATATTAGCGGTAGCGAATAATAATATTACGAGCGGTTATCAGGATGGTTCATTTAAACCAAAATTGCCGTTAACACGTGCGCATTTTTCAGCATTTGTTGCACGTGCCATGACCCTTTCAAAGCCGAATTTACAAAAGGATCCTGCATATAAATACACTTATGCATTTTACTCACCAGATGATGGCTTACGATACACATTAAATTATCAATACAGCCATAATGATAATAAAAACGATGTTTGGTCAATTGCTAATACAACGAATAATAAGCAGTTTAATGATGAGTTATTATATTATGATGGCTCTGTATATGCACAAGCAATTGCTCAGGAATATAGCTCACATTACGACTTTTATATAGGGCTACCTCTTAGAATTGGTGTAATAGTTCACGAAGACGATGAAGGTCCAGTTAACGGCAATCGTATAACAGTTCAAACGACGGATGGAACGGTTCGAGCAGGTGGTGTTAATTATAAAAATGTAGCTGTATTAGAAGAAAGTTTTAAATATATTGATGTAGTGAAAACCTATTATTTTGTAGACGGTATTGGTTTAGTCAAGGAACTGCACAATGGCGAAGTAGTATATGAGTTGCTAAAACGAACAGCAAATTAA
- a CDS encoding arylamine N-acetyltransferase family protein: protein MNSQIQQYLNYLQFQGSIEPSIKLLGQLQTKHLHTIPYENIDVALKRGISFAIPDLFQKIIVQQRGGNCFELNILYSWLLRELGFSVTNRYAQFWRNMDADTPLEEVPMHQLLLVQFDGVPYISDVGVGALAPCKPVPLIAHHEHREGKELYKIEWDDTYGWMLYEQTPHNWRLLYNFTDNDNDANFAPRLSQQKNKIAMIRTSSGRHTMFNNEFRIYEGHSLTTYTTHTEKEWQQALERYFHISIT, encoded by the coding sequence ATGAATTCTCAAATACAACAATATTTAAATTATCTTCAATTTCAAGGATCTATAGAGCCGTCTATAAAACTACTTGGTCAATTACAAACAAAACATCTACATACGATACCTTATGAAAATATAGACGTTGCCTTGAAACGTGGCATCTCCTTTGCTATTCCTGATCTTTTTCAAAAAATTATCGTTCAACAACGCGGAGGCAATTGCTTCGAGCTAAATATTTTATATAGCTGGTTACTTCGTGAGCTCGGTTTTTCTGTAACGAATCGCTATGCACAATTTTGGCGCAATATGGATGCGGATACACCACTTGAAGAAGTTCCTATGCATCAGCTACTTCTCGTCCAATTTGACGGCGTACCTTATATCTCGGACGTTGGAGTAGGTGCACTAGCCCCTTGTAAACCAGTTCCATTAATTGCTCACCATGAACATCGAGAAGGGAAAGAGCTATATAAAATTGAATGGGATGACACGTACGGATGGATGCTTTATGAGCAAACACCACACAATTGGCGCCTACTTTATAACTTCACAGATAATGATAATGATGCTAATTTTGCCCCACGACTTTCTCAACAAAAAAATAAAATCGCAATGATTCGCACTTCTTCAGGTCGACATACTATGTTCAATAATGAATTCCGTATATATGAAGGGCACTCATTAACTACGTATACAACCCACACTGAGAAAGAGTGGCAACAAGCACTTGAACGTTATTTTCATATATCGATCACTTAA